From one Pseudomonas sp. B21-048 genomic stretch:
- the xerC gene encoding tyrosine recombinase XerC, which translates to MERQLDAYCEHLRSERQVSPHTLNAYRRDLDKVLGWCVKQNIDSWAALDIQRLRSLIARLHAQGQSSRSLARLLSAVRGLYHYLNREGLCDHDPANGLAPPKGERRLPKTLDTDRALQLLEGAVEDDFLARRDQAILELFYSSGLRLSELTGLNLDQLDLADGMVQVLGKGSKTRLLPVGKKAREALELWLPLRAMTNPADDAVFVSQQGRRLGPRAIQVRVKAAGERELGQNLHPHMLRHSFASHLLESSQDLRAVQELLGHSDIKTTQIYTHLDFQHLATVYDSAHPRAKRIKGDDS; encoded by the coding sequence ATGGAACGACAACTCGACGCTTACTGCGAACACCTGCGCAGTGAGCGGCAGGTGTCGCCACACACGCTGAACGCCTACCGCCGCGACCTCGACAAAGTACTGGGCTGGTGCGTCAAACAGAACATCGACAGCTGGGCAGCGCTGGACATCCAGCGCCTGCGCAGCCTGATCGCTCGCCTGCATGCTCAAGGCCAATCGTCCCGCAGCCTGGCGCGATTGCTGTCGGCAGTGCGCGGGCTCTATCACTATCTGAACCGCGAAGGTCTGTGCGATCACGACCCGGCCAATGGCCTGGCACCGCCCAAGGGCGAACGTCGCCTGCCGAAGACCCTCGACACCGATCGCGCGCTACAACTGCTTGAGGGTGCGGTAGAGGATGATTTTCTCGCGCGTCGGGATCAGGCGATTCTGGAACTGTTCTATTCCTCCGGCCTGCGCCTCTCCGAACTGACCGGGCTCAACCTTGATCAGCTGGACCTGGCTGACGGCATGGTCCAGGTGCTCGGCAAGGGCAGCAAGACTCGACTGTTACCAGTGGGCAAAAAGGCTCGCGAAGCGCTGGAGTTGTGGCTGCCACTGCGAGCCATGACCAACCCGGCGGACGACGCGGTGTTTGTCAGCCAGCAAGGCCGGCGCCTCGGCCCTCGGGCGATTCAGGTGCGGGTCAAGGCTGCCGGCGAACGCGAGCTAGGGCAGAACCTGCACCCGCACATGCTACGACACTCCTTCGCCAGCCATTTGCTGGAGTCCTCTCAGGACTTGCGGGCGGTGCAGGAACTGCTCGGCCACTCAGACATCAAGACCACCCAGATCTATACCCACCTGGACTTCCAGCACCTGGCGACGGTCTACGACAGCGCCCATCCACGGGCCAAACGCATTAAAGGCGATGATTCATGA
- a CDS encoding accessory factor UbiK family protein: MLAPKDFLDALSGTASRLFSGDTPLPKSEIESQFKALLQSGFSKLDLVSREEFDSQMVVLARTRARLESLEAKVAELEARLTPPGD; the protein is encoded by the coding sequence ATGCTCGCGCCCAAAGACTTCCTCGACGCCCTGAGCGGCACCGCCTCCCGCCTCTTCAGCGGCGACACCCCACTGCCAAAAAGCGAAATCGAAAGCCAGTTCAAGGCGCTGTTGCAGAGCGGCTTCAGCAAGCTGGATCTGGTGAGTCGGGAGGAGTTTGATAGCCAGATGGTTGTGCTGGCACGGACCCGGGCACGGTTGGAGAGCCTTGAGGCAAAAGTGGCTGAGCTGGAAGCCAGACTCACCCCGCCTGGCGATTAA
- a CDS encoding HAD family hydrolase: MTLQLITFDLDDTLWDTAPVIASAEVVLREWLTGHAPNLGAVPVEHLWSIRERVLSNEPSLKHRISALRRQVLFHALEEAGYGHTEAFDLADQGFEVFLHARHQLDIFPEVQPTLEILANHYALGVVTNGNADVRRLGLADYFKFALCAEDIGIAKPDVRLFHEALRRGGATAETAVHIGDHPGDDIAGAQQAGLRAIWFNPAAKVWEAEKAPDAEIRSLTELPGLLARWNSVS, from the coding sequence ATGACCCTCCAATTGATCACCTTCGACCTCGACGACACCCTGTGGGACACCGCCCCGGTGATTGCCAGTGCCGAAGTCGTATTGCGTGAATGGCTGACCGGGCATGCACCGAACCTGGGCGCGGTGCCGGTGGAGCATCTGTGGTCGATTCGCGAGCGAGTGCTAAGCAACGAACCGAGCCTAAAACACCGCATCAGTGCCCTGCGTCGGCAGGTGTTGTTCCATGCGCTGGAAGAAGCCGGTTACGGACATACCGAAGCGTTCGACCTGGCTGATCAGGGTTTCGAAGTGTTTCTGCATGCACGGCACCAACTGGATATCTTCCCGGAGGTGCAACCGACCCTGGAAATTCTGGCCAATCACTATGCGCTTGGTGTGGTGACCAACGGCAATGCCGATGTGCGTCGATTGGGGCTGGCGGATTACTTCAAGTTTGCCCTGTGCGCCGAAGACATCGGCATCGCCAAGCCCGATGTGCGACTGTTTCATGAAGCACTGCGCCGGGGCGGCGCGACCGCCGAGACCGCCGTGCATATCGGTGATCATCCCGGCGATGACATTGCCGGCGCCCAGCAGGCGGGGCTGCGGGCAATCTGGTTTAACCCGGCAGCCAAAGTGTGGGAAGCCGAGAAGGCGCCGGATGCAGAGATTCGCAGTTTGACCGAGTTGCCGGGGTTGTTGGCGCGGTGGAATTCGGTTTCGTAA
- a CDS encoding YifB family Mg chelatase-like AAA ATPase yields the protein MSLSIVHSRAQVGVEAPAVTVEVHLANGLPSLTMVGLPEAAVKESKDRVRSAIINSGLQFPARRITLNLAPADLPKDGGRFDLAIALGILSASVQVPTLTLDDVECLGELALSGAVRAVRGVLPAALAARKAGRTLVVPRANAEEACLASGLKVIAVDHLLEAVAHFNGHTPIAPYASNGLLYANKPYPDLNEVQGQLAAKRALLIAAAGAHNLLFSGPPGTGKTLLASRLPGLLPPLIESEALEVAAIQSVASCVPLSHWPQRPFRQPHHSASGPALVGGGSKPQPGEITLAHHGVLFLDELPEFDRKVLEVLREPLESGHIVISRAKDRVRFPARFQLVAAMNPCPCGYLGEPSGRCSCTPDMVQRYRNKLSGPLLDRIDLHLTVARESTALNPIKTGDDTASASALVAQARERQQQRQGCANAFLDLPGLRQHCALSKADEGWLESACERLTLSLRAAHRLLKVARTLADLEQVDAIGRSHVAEALQYRPSASS from the coding sequence ATGTCTCTGTCTATCGTCCACAGCCGTGCCCAGGTTGGTGTCGAAGCGCCTGCCGTCACCGTCGAGGTCCATCTGGCCAACGGCTTGCCATCATTGACGATGGTCGGGCTGCCCGAAGCCGCCGTGAAGGAAAGCAAGGACCGGGTACGCAGCGCGATCATCAATTCAGGTCTGCAATTTCCGGCACGGCGTATCACCTTGAATCTCGCCCCGGCCGATTTACCAAAGGACGGCGGACGGTTCGATCTGGCGATTGCCCTGGGGATTCTCTCGGCCAGCGTGCAGGTGCCAACGTTGACGCTGGATGACGTGGAGTGCCTGGGTGAGTTGGCGCTTTCGGGTGCGGTTCGGGCCGTCCGTGGTGTGTTGCCCGCTGCGCTGGCGGCGCGCAAAGCCGGACGCACGCTGGTGGTGCCGCGAGCGAATGCCGAGGAGGCCTGTCTGGCTTCAGGGCTGAAGGTGATTGCGGTGGATCATTTGCTGGAGGCGGTCGCGCATTTCAATGGCCACACGCCCATCGCGCCCTATGCTTCCAATGGTTTGCTCTACGCCAACAAACCCTACCCCGATTTGAATGAAGTGCAGGGGCAACTCGCGGCCAAGCGCGCGTTGCTGATTGCGGCCGCGGGGGCTCATAACTTGCTGTTCAGCGGACCGCCGGGGACGGGGAAAACGTTATTGGCGAGTCGTTTGCCGGGGCTGCTACCGCCATTGATCGAGAGCGAGGCGTTGGAAGTGGCGGCGATTCAATCGGTCGCCAGCTGTGTGCCGTTGAGCCATTGGCCGCAACGACCGTTTCGCCAACCTCATCACTCTGCCTCCGGCCCGGCACTGGTAGGCGGCGGCTCGAAACCGCAACCCGGCGAAATCACCCTCGCCCACCATGGCGTGCTATTCCTCGATGAACTCCCGGAATTTGATCGCAAGGTATTGGAGGTACTGAGAGAGCCACTGGAATCCGGCCATATTGTGATTTCCCGCGCCAAGGACCGCGTACGCTTCCCGGCGCGCTTTCAACTGGTCGCCGCGATGAATCCCTGCCCCTGTGGATATCTTGGCGAGCCAAGTGGCCGTTGTTCCTGTACGCCGGACATGGTTCAGCGCTATCGCAACAAGTTGTCCGGGCCCTTGCTGGACCGCATTGACCTGCATCTAACCGTAGCCCGGGAAAGCACGGCGCTGAACCCGATCAAAACCGGTGACGACACAGCCAGCGCTTCTGCCCTGGTCGCCCAGGCCAGGGAGCGCCAGCAACAACGCCAGGGCTGCGCCAACGCCTTTCTCGACCTGCCAGGGCTGCGCCAGCATTGCGCGTTATCCAAAGCAGATGAAGGCTGGCTGGAAAGCGCCTGCGAGCGACTAACCCTTTCGCTTCGTGCCGCTCACCGCCTACTGAAAGTCGCCCGTACCCTGGCAGATCTGGAACAAGTAGACGCTATCGGTCGCAGCCACGTCGCCGAAGCACTGCAGTATCGGCCATCCGCATCCAGCTAG
- a CDS encoding TylF/MycF family methyltransferase: MTLPEDFSTERYLELHPDVRQARLDPALHYLNYGVAEGRAYKGDSRYVVQKEYNPLHPKIDGTYQYDSLASKHNHDFMIDPAFMAAYGRGVVAAGGDYKWFWRVHLGLWAARSAAKYTGDFVECGVNRGFLSSAIMHDLDWNNTGRTFYLLDTFAGLDERYLSDDEKSAGAFDRNLREIDSGFYTTNLDSVKQNFAEWPNAKIIQGSIPDTLSQIDSDRIAFLHIDLNCTIPEVAALDYLWDRLVPGAFVLLDDYAYFGYQPQKEGMDEWAAKNDISIASLPTGQGLLIKP; this comes from the coding sequence ATGACGTTACCTGAAGATTTTTCCACTGAGAGATATTTAGAGCTGCACCCAGATGTCCGCCAGGCAAGACTTGATCCGGCACTGCATTACTTGAACTACGGTGTGGCTGAAGGGCGGGCTTACAAGGGGGACTCTCGTTACGTCGTGCAGAAAGAATACAATCCGCTGCACCCGAAGATCGACGGCACTTATCAATACGACAGTCTGGCCTCCAAACACAATCATGACTTCATGATTGATCCCGCCTTCATGGCGGCCTATGGTCGTGGCGTCGTCGCTGCAGGCGGTGATTACAAATGGTTCTGGCGCGTCCACCTGGGGCTTTGGGCCGCCAGGTCCGCCGCAAAATACACCGGTGACTTCGTCGAGTGCGGCGTTAATCGTGGCTTCCTGAGCTCCGCGATCATGCATGACCTGGATTGGAACAACACCGGCAGAACCTTTTATCTTTTGGACACGTTTGCCGGTCTTGATGAACGCTACTTGTCAGATGACGAAAAATCGGCGGGCGCCTTCGATCGTAATCTCCGCGAAATTGACTCGGGCTTCTACACAACCAATCTCGACTCCGTGAAACAAAACTTTGCAGAGTGGCCCAATGCAAAAATCATTCAGGGCAGCATTCCGGATACTCTTTCCCAGATTGACTCAGACCGAATCGCGTTTTTGCATATCGACTTGAACTGCACTATTCCAGAAGTAGCGGCCCTTGATTACTTGTGGGATCGTCTGGTGCCGGGTGCATTTGTCCTCCTGGATGATTACGCCTACTTCGGCTATCAACCGCAAAAGGAAGGCATGGATGAATGGGCTGCGAAAAACGATATATCGATCGCCAGTTTACCGACCGGCCAAGGCCTGCTGATCAAACCTTGA
- a CDS encoding DUF484 family protein translates to MTDKPQVPVLQPDESPSESLEAAAIAAYLEAHPDFFIEHEELLPALRIPHQRGDTISLVERQMTILRDRNIELRHRLSHLMDVARDNDRLFDKTRRLILALMDATSLEDVVIAVEDSLRQDFQVPFVSLILLGDNPMPVGRWVTHAEAQTAIGGLLSEDKSVSGSLREHELDFLFGEEQRKQIGSTAVVAISHQGIHGVLAIASRDPQHYKSSVGTLFLSYIAEVMGRVLPRVNSSLRSVR, encoded by the coding sequence ATGACCGACAAGCCCCAGGTTCCCGTCCTGCAGCCCGACGAATCGCCTTCCGAAAGCCTTGAGGCGGCAGCGATTGCCGCGTATCTGGAGGCTCATCCGGATTTCTTCATCGAACACGAAGAACTGCTCCCGGCGCTACGCATTCCGCACCAGCGCGGCGACACCATTTCGCTGGTCGAGCGCCAGATGACCATCCTGCGCGACCGCAACATCGAGTTGCGTCATCGTCTCTCGCACTTGATGGACGTGGCCCGCGACAACGATCGACTGTTCGACAAGACCCGCCGCCTGATTCTGGCGCTGATGGACGCCACCAGCCTGGAAGACGTGGTGATCGCCGTCGAAGACAGCTTGCGGCAAGACTTCCAGGTGCCCTTCGTCAGCCTGATCCTGCTGGGCGACAACCCAATGCCGGTAGGCCGTTGGGTGACGCATGCCGAGGCGCAAACAGCCATCGGCGGCTTGCTCTCGGAAGACAAAAGCGTCAGCGGCAGCCTGCGCGAGCATGAACTGGATTTCCTGTTCGGCGAAGAACAGCGCAAACAGATCGGCTCCACTGCCGTCGTCGCTATCAGCCACCAGGGCATCCACGGCGTCCTGGCCATCGCCAGCCGTGATCCACAGCACTACAAGAGTTCGGTGGGCACGCTGTTCCTGAGTTACATCGCTGAAGTCATGGGCCGCGTGTTGCCACGGGTCAACAGCTCCCTGCGCTCGGTACGCTGA
- the glyA gene encoding serine hydroxymethyltransferase: MYDSTLTLKAFDAELCEAIHNEEHRQEDHVELIASENYASPLVMKIQSTVLTNKYAEGYPGKRYYSGCEYVDVAERLAIERVKTLFNCDYANVQPHAGAQANAAVFLALINPGDTVMGMNLAQGGHLTHGNPSNFSGRHYKIVPYGLDPKTGLLDYDEMERIALETRPKMLIGGFSAYSRYKDWARMRAIADKVGAMFWVDMAHVAGLVAAGEYPDPLPHAHVVTSTTHKTLRGPRGGLILSKGQDEAFYKKLDSAVFPGVQGGPLMHQIAAKAVAFKEALKPEFKTYQAQVVINARAMAAVLQERGYKIVSGGTDNHMMLIDLSDRPYTGKEADAALSNAYITANKNSVPNDPRSPFVTSGLRIGTPAITTRGFGVIECEQLAGWLCDVLDALENGDSERVGHHVREQVVELCRRHPVYR, translated from the coding sequence ATGTACGACTCAACGCTGACCCTTAAAGCATTCGACGCCGAGCTGTGTGAGGCGATTCATAACGAAGAACATCGTCAGGAAGACCACGTCGAACTGATCGCTTCCGAAAATTACGCCAGCCCTCTGGTGATGAAAATCCAGAGCACCGTGCTCACCAATAAATACGCCGAAGGCTATCCAGGCAAGCGCTACTACAGCGGCTGCGAGTATGTCGATGTGGCCGAGCGCCTGGCCATCGAGCGGGTCAAGACCCTGTTCAACTGCGACTACGCCAACGTGCAGCCGCATGCGGGGGCACAGGCGAACGCCGCGGTATTCCTGGCATTGATCAATCCCGGCGATACGGTGATGGGCATGAACCTGGCCCAAGGCGGGCACCTGACCCACGGTAACCCTTCAAACTTCTCGGGCCGTCATTACAAGATCGTTCCTTATGGCCTTGACCCGAAGACGGGCCTTCTCGACTACGACGAGATGGAACGTATCGCCCTGGAAACCCGGCCGAAGATGCTGATCGGTGGTTTTTCTGCCTACTCCCGGTACAAAGACTGGGCGCGCATGCGAGCCATTGCCGACAAGGTCGGGGCCATGTTCTGGGTCGACATGGCCCACGTCGCAGGCCTGGTCGCCGCTGGCGAATACCCGGACCCATTGCCGCACGCCCATGTGGTCACCAGCACCACGCACAAGACCCTGCGGGGCCCACGGGGTGGCTTGATTTTGTCCAAGGGACAAGATGAAGCATTCTACAAAAAGCTCGACTCTGCGGTATTCCCGGGTGTCCAGGGCGGCCCATTGATGCACCAGATCGCCGCCAAGGCCGTCGCCTTCAAGGAAGCACTGAAGCCAGAGTTCAAAACCTATCAGGCCCAGGTGGTGATCAACGCCCGGGCCATGGCGGCCGTGCTGCAAGAGCGGGGTTACAAGATCGTCTCCGGTGGCACCGATAACCACATGATGCTAATCGACCTGTCCGACAGGCCTTATACCGGCAAGGAAGCCGACGCGGCCCTGAGCAATGCCTACATCACCGCCAACAAAAACTCGGTGCCCAACGACCCGCGCTCACCGTTCGTGACCTCCGGGCTGCGTATCGGTACCCCGGCCATCACCACCCGTGGTTTCGGCGTGATCGAATGTGAACAATTGGCGGGCTGGTTGTGCGACGTGCTGGACGCCCTGGAAAACGGCGACAGCGAGAGGGTCGGGCACCACGTGCGCGAGCAGGTGGTGGAGCTCTGCCGTCGTCATCCTGTCTATCGTTAA
- a CDS encoding ammonium transporter: protein MTLRKFAGLGALLSLVMPGLAMAADEVAAPVLNSGDTAWMMTSTALVLFMTIPGLALFYGGMVRSKNILSVMMQCFAITGLISILWVIYGYSIAFDTTGMEQGVVNFNSFFGGMGKAFLAGVTPSSLTGPAALFPEAVFITFQMTFAIITPALIVGAFAERMKFSAMLIFMGIWFTLVYAPIAHMVWSGNGGLMWDWGVLDFAGGTVVHINAGVAGLIACLVLGKRKGFPTTPMAPHNLGYTLMGAAMLWIGWFGFNAGSAAAANGTAGMAMLVTQIATAAAALGWMFAEWITHGKPSALGIASGVVAGLVAITPAAGTVGPMGALVIGLAAGVVCFFCATTLKRKLGYDDSLDAFGVHGIGGILGAILTGVFAAPALGGFGTVTDIGAQVWIQCKGVGFTVIYTAIVTFIILKVLDAVMGLRVTEEEEAVGIDLALHNERGYNL, encoded by the coding sequence ATGACTCTGCGTAAATTCGCAGGGCTAGGAGCCCTGTTGTCCCTCGTCATGCCCGGCCTGGCCATGGCGGCAGACGAAGTGGCGGCCCCTGTCCTCAATTCCGGCGATACCGCCTGGATGATGACCTCGACAGCCCTTGTGCTGTTCATGACCATTCCCGGACTCGCGCTGTTCTACGGCGGCATGGTTCGTTCGAAAAACATTCTTTCCGTGATGATGCAGTGTTTCGCCATTACCGGTCTGATCAGCATTCTGTGGGTCATTTATGGCTACAGCATTGCGTTCGACACCACCGGCATGGAGCAGGGCGTCGTCAACTTCAACTCGTTCTTCGGCGGCATGGGCAAGGCGTTCCTCGCCGGTGTCACGCCTTCGAGCCTGACCGGCCCCGCGGCGCTGTTCCCTGAGGCGGTCTTCATTACCTTCCAGATGACTTTTGCCATCATCACCCCAGCGTTGATCGTCGGTGCTTTCGCCGAGCGGATGAAGTTCTCCGCCATGCTGATCTTCATGGGCATCTGGTTCACTCTGGTTTATGCACCGATCGCGCACATGGTCTGGTCTGGCAACGGCGGCCTGATGTGGGACTGGGGCGTGCTCGACTTCGCCGGCGGCACCGTGGTGCACATCAACGCCGGTGTGGCCGGTTTGATTGCCTGCCTGGTATTGGGCAAGCGTAAAGGCTTCCCGACCACTCCGATGGCCCCGCATAACCTCGGCTACACCCTGATGGGCGCCGCGATGCTGTGGATCGGCTGGTTCGGCTTCAACGCCGGTTCCGCCGCCGCCGCCAACGGCACTGCCGGCATGGCGATGCTGGTCACCCAGATCGCCACCGCTGCTGCGGCGCTGGGCTGGATGTTTGCCGAGTGGATCACCCACGGCAAACCAAGCGCACTGGGTATTGCTTCGGGTGTGGTGGCCGGTCTGGTTGCAATCACGCCGGCGGCAGGCACCGTGGGCCCGATGGGCGCCTTGGTGATCGGTCTGGCGGCGGGCGTGGTGTGCTTCTTCTGCGCAACCACCCTGAAACGCAAACTCGGTTATGACGACTCCCTGGATGCCTTCGGCGTGCATGGTATCGGCGGTATCCTCGGCGCGATCCTGACCGGTGTGTTCGCGGCACCGGCACTCGGTGGCTTCGGCACCGTGACCGACATCGGTGCACAAGTCTGGATTCAGTGCAAAGGCGTGGGCTTCACGGTGATCTACACCGCGATCGTCACGTTCATCATCCTCAAGGTCCTGGACGCTGTCATGGGTCTGCGTGTCACCGAGGAAGAAGAAGCTGTCGGCATCGATCTGGCGCTTCACAACGAACGCGGCTACAACTTGTAA
- a CDS encoding YggS family pyridoxal phosphate-dependent enzyme produces the protein MLDQLEETVTLHERHGRYPQATSVEDFCRNLAAVQQRIANACQRVGRDPASVRLLPVSKTFDEAHLRLAYAAGCRLFGENKVQEAQRKWQAMTDLADLQWSVIGHLQTNKAKQVACFASEFQALDSLRLAEALDRRLHIEGRQLDVFVQVNTSGEASKYGLAPEAVADFLYALPAFSALRVRGLMTLALFSADVVRVRPCFVRLRELRERLRQHAPAGVGLEELSMGMSGDFEVAIEEGATVVRVGQAIFGARAMPDAYYWPTADARPERDE, from the coding sequence ATGCTCGATCAACTGGAAGAAACTGTCACCTTGCACGAGCGTCATGGCCGTTACCCACAGGCCACCAGCGTCGAGGACTTTTGCCGCAACCTGGCAGCCGTGCAGCAGCGAATCGCCAATGCCTGTCAGCGGGTCGGACGTGATCCGGCGAGTGTGCGTCTGCTGCCGGTCAGCAAGACCTTTGACGAAGCTCATCTGCGTCTGGCCTACGCCGCCGGCTGTCGCCTGTTCGGTGAGAACAAGGTGCAGGAAGCGCAGCGCAAATGGCAGGCCATGACCGACCTTGCCGACCTGCAATGGTCGGTTATTGGCCACCTGCAAACCAACAAGGCCAAGCAGGTGGCGTGTTTTGCCAGTGAGTTTCAGGCGCTGGACAGCCTGCGATTGGCCGAGGCCCTGGATCGTCGCCTGCACATCGAGGGGCGCCAACTGGATGTGTTCGTTCAGGTCAACACCTCCGGCGAAGCCAGCAAATACGGCTTGGCGCCCGAAGCCGTCGCGGACTTTTTGTACGCCCTGCCGGCGTTCTCGGCGTTACGGGTGCGTGGGCTGATGACGCTGGCGCTGTTTTCGGCCGACGTGGTCCGTGTCCGCCCTTGCTTTGTACGGCTGCGCGAACTGCGCGAGCGCTTGCGCCAGCACGCCCCGGCGGGCGTCGGGCTGGAGGAACTGTCCATGGGCATGTCCGGTGATTTTGAAGTCGCTATTGAAGAAGGGGCCACCGTGGTGCGTGTCGGTCAGGCCATCTTCGGCGCACGTGCCATGCCGGATGCCTACTACTGGCCGACCGCGGATGCCCGTCCGGAACGTGATGAATAG
- the glnK gene encoding P-II family nitrogen regulator, protein MKLVTAIIKPFKLDDVRESLSEIGVQGITVTEVKGFGRQKGHTELYRGAEYVVDFLPKVKIDVAIDDKDLDRVIEAITKAANTGKIGDGKIFVVNLEQAIRIRTGETDTDAI, encoded by the coding sequence ATGAAGCTAGTCACTGCCATCATCAAGCCGTTCAAACTGGACGACGTGCGCGAATCGTTGTCCGAGATCGGCGTGCAGGGCATTACCGTTACTGAAGTCAAAGGCTTCGGTCGGCAGAAGGGTCACACCGAGCTGTATCGCGGCGCGGAGTACGTGGTCGATTTTCTGCCCAAGGTGAAGATCGATGTCGCCATTGACGACAAGGATCTGGACCGGGTTATCGAGGCGATAACCAAGGCCGCCAACACCGGCAAGATCGGTGACGGCAAGATCTTCGTGGTCAATCTGGAACAGGCGATTCGCATCCGTACCGGCGAAACCGATACCGACGCCATCTAA
- the sutA gene encoding transcriptional regulator SutA, protein MSDDDLENDDLEVGDEDETEEGLEAAAEDVAEDDGGDTPVPTAKGKAKAAVSVDELPSVEAKNKERDALAKAMEEFLARGGKVQEVEANVVADPPKKPDNKYGSRPI, encoded by the coding sequence ATGAGCGACGATGATCTGGAAAACGACGACCTCGAAGTAGGCGACGAAGACGAAACCGAAGAAGGCCTTGAAGCAGCGGCAGAAGACGTTGCTGAAGATGACGGCGGTGATACGCCCGTTCCGACTGCCAAAGGCAAAGCCAAGGCTGCGGTATCGGTCGATGAACTGCCGAGCGTCGAAGCCAAGAACAAGGAACGCGATGCCCTGGCCAAGGCCATGGAAGAGTTTCTTGCACGGGGCGGCAAGGTGCAGGAAGTGGAGGCCAATGTGGTCGCCGATCCTCCCAAGAAGCCTGATAACAAGTACGGCAGCCGGCCTATCTAA
- a CDS encoding secondary thiamine-phosphate synthase enzyme YjbQ codes for MWQQTLITLRARPRGFHLVTDELLAGLPELKACRVGLLHLWLQHTSASLTINENADPAVRRDFERFFNRLIPQGTDGYEHNDEGLDDLPAHFKASVLGCQLSLPISAGRLALGTWQGVYLGEHRDHGGARKVLATVHGEGA; via the coding sequence ATGTGGCAACAGACTCTGATCACCTTGCGAGCACGGCCCCGAGGGTTTCATCTGGTAACGGACGAATTACTCGCCGGCTTGCCTGAACTCAAAGCGTGTCGGGTCGGTCTGTTGCATTTGTGGCTACAGCATACCTCGGCCTCGTTGACCATCAACGAGAACGCCGATCCGGCGGTACGTCGCGACTTCGAACGATTTTTCAATCGTCTGATCCCACAAGGAACAGACGGCTATGAGCATAACGACGAAGGCCTGGACGACCTCCCGGCGCATTTCAAGGCCAGCGTGCTTGGCTGTCAGCTCAGTTTGCCGATCTCGGCGGGCCGACTGGCGTTGGGGACCTGGCAAGGTGTTTATCTGGGCGAGCACCGTGATCATGGCGGTGCCCGTAAAGTCCTCGCCACCGTGCACGGTGAAGGGGCATAA